A stretch of the Malus domestica chromosome 08, GDT2T_hap1 genome encodes the following:
- the LOC103421334 gene encoding sucrose transport protein SUC4-like: MPAPEADRHRVRARPAVRTRIPLRQLLRVASVACGIQFGWALQLSLLTPYVQELGIPHAWASIIWLCGPLSGLVVQPLVGHMSDRCTSRYGRRRPFIVVGAACIAVSVLIIGFSADIGWLLGDRGGGIRPRAIAVFVFGFWILDVANNVTQGPCRALLADLTEKDYRRTRVANAYFSLFMAVGNVLGYAIGSLSYLFKVFPFSITPACNVNCANLKSAFFVDTAFIAITTCISISAAQEIPLGSSNRTTPFADEGPGQSSHIEEAFLWELFGAFKYFPGSVWLILLVIALNWIGWFPFLLFDTDWMGREIYGGKPNEGINYSTGVRMGALGLMLNSVVLGITSVLMEKLCRKWGAGFVWGISSILMTLCFLAMLVITFVNKSIGISGHDLPPVGIVIAALAIFALLGVPLAITYSVPYALVSSRIESLGLGQGLSMGVLNLAIVIPQVVVSLGSGPWDQLFGGGNAPAFAVAAVASLASGLVAILAIPRSTAQKPRAVT, encoded by the exons ATGCCAGCTCCAGAAGCAGACCGGCACCGCGTCAGGGCTCGACCGGCGGTCAGAACCCGAATCCCACTCCGGCAGCTCCTCCGAGTGGCATCGGTGGCGTGTGGAATCCAATTCGGGTGGGCCCTACAGCTCTCGCTCTTGACTCCGTACGTCCAAGAGCTCGGAATCCCTCACGCTTGGGCCAGCATCATATGGCTCTGTGGCCCCTTATCGGGCCTTGTGGTCCAGCCCCTTGTGGGACACATGAGCGACCGCTGCACAAGCCGATACGGTCGCCGGCGCCCCTTCATTGTCGTCGGAGCGGCCTGTATCGCCGTTTCCGTTCTAATAATCGGTTTCTCTGCTGATATCGGGTGGTTGCTCGGTGACAGAGGAGGCGGCATCAGGCCCAGAGCCATCGCCGTGTTCGTGTTCGGGTTTTGGATTCTGGACGTGGCCAATAATGTGACTCAGGGTCCTTGTAGAGCTCTCCTCGCTGATCTCACTG AAAAGGATTATCGAAGAACTCGAGTGGCAAACGCTTATTTCTCTCTGTTTATGGCGGTTGGCAATGTTCTTGGCTATGCAATTGGATCACTCAGTTACTTGTTCAAGGTTTTTCCATTTTCAATTACCCCAGCGTGCAATGTTAACTGTGCAAACCTCAAGTCTGCTTTCTTTGTCGACACTGCCTTCATTGCAATTACTACGTGTATAAGCATATCAGCAGCTCAGGAAATACCTCTGGGTTCAAGTAACAGAACCACACCCTTTGCTGATGAAGGGCCAGGACAGTCAAGTCATATTGAAGAAGCTTTTCTCTGGGAGCTGTTTGGGGCTTTTAAATATTTCCCAGGGTCTGTATGGTTAATCCTACTTGTTATTGCTCTAAACTGGATTGGGTGGTTTCCATTTCTTCTTTTTGATACTGATTGGATGGGTCGAGAGATTTATGGTGGCAAGCCAAATGAAGGGATAAATTATAGTACGGGTGTTAGAATGGGAGCTCTTGGTCTGATGTTGAATTCGGTTGTTCTTGGTATAACCTCTGTGCTGATGGAGAAGCTTTGCAGGAAATGGGGGGCTGGTTTTGTGTGGGGGATTTCAAGCATTCTCATGACTCTTTGCTTTCTTGCGATGCTTGTTATTACATTTGTGAACAAAAGTATTGGCATTTCGGGCCATGATTTACCTCCAGTTGGCATTGTGATAGCTGCACTGGCTATTTTTGCACTTCTTGGTGTTCCATTGGCG ATCACATACAGTGTTCCATATGCTCTGGTTTCTTCTCGAATTGAGTCTTTGGGACTTGGCCAAG GTTTGTCAATGGGCGTACTGAATCTGGCAATAGTAATCCCACAG GTGGTCGTATCACTAGGAAGTGGACCATGGGATCAGCTATTTGGTGGTGGAAACGCACCAGCCTTTGCCGTGGCAGCAGTTGCATCCTTAGCGAGCGGCCTGGTGGCCATCTTGGCTATTCCACGTTCTACTGCTCAAAAGCCCAGAGCTGTCACATGA